Proteins encoded by one window of Candidatus Eisenbacteria bacterium:
- a CDS encoding zinc transporter ZupT has translation MIGHGTSEILLALAVTLIAGLATGIGSAIAFFART, from the coding sequence ATGATCGGCCACGGGACCTCAGAGATCCTCCTTGCCCTCGCGGTGACTCTGATCGCCGGCCTCGCGACCGGGATCGGAAGCGCCATCGCCTTCTTCGCCCGAACCA